A region of the Halosolutus amylolyticus genome:
ACGAAACCGGTTAGGGTACTCCGGCGGGCCGCGACCGAGATCACCGATCGAGGGGCCGTCGGCGGGTTCGACGCCTGGACCGACCTTCCGGTGCTCGCGATCGACGGGTCGATCCCGACCGTCCTGTTCGGCCCCGGAAGCATCACCGACGCGCACACGGTCGAGGAATCAGTCCCGATCTCGGAACTGCACGACGCGGCTCGCGTCTACCGGTCGTTCCTCGATCGGTGGCTGGGCTGAGCATCGCCGCCCGGGACCATCGTGAACCGGATCGAAACACCACGAAATGAGACGAATGATACAGATCTCACAAGCTTTATACAGGTTCGAAGAATCGCTATCGTCAATGGTACGAAAGCACATGGCAAACAGTTGCCGTTCGCCGGCTGGAATCGCACGCCGCGGCGGCCCGACCGACGGAGGGGCGGCATGAGCACGGCCGATCGGAGGCTGCTTGGTCGGCTCGAAGCGAGAATCAGACGGTCGAACAACAGTTCGATGCTCCTGTTGCTGCCGTTGCTCGCCTTCGAGCTGGTGTTTTTCGTCGTCCCGGTGTTGTACCTGCTGCGGATCAGCCTCTACGAGCAAAGCGAGAGCGGCGCCTACACCGAGGGGACCTGGACCCTCTCGTCGTACGTCGAGATCCTGACTTCCGGCTACGTCCACGAGCTGATGCTCTTTACGTTCAAGTTCGCGGTCGTCACGACGGTCGTGACCGTCGCGGCGGCCATCGTCTACGCCTACGCGATCTGGCGGTCACAGGGCCTGGTCCGGACCGCGCTCCTGTTCGGCGTCGTCCTGCCGTTGCTGACTACGCTGGTCGTCCGCCTGTACGCCTGGGTCGTCCTGCTCGCACCCGACGGCACGATCAACGATTTCCTGCTGGCGACGTCGATCGTCTCGGACCCGGCGACGCTGAT
Encoded here:
- a CDS encoding ABC transporter permease; the protein is MSTADRRLLGRLEARIRRSNNSSMLLLLPLLAFELVFFVVPVLYLLRISLYEQSESGAYTEGTWTLSSYVEILTSGYVHELMLFTFKFAVVTTVVTVAAAIVYAYAIWRSQGLVRTALLFGVVLPLLTTLVVRLYAWVVLLAPDGTINDFLLATSIVSDPATLMNNTFGVVVGQTYIAFPYAVLAIFSVLSAMDWEIVEAARDLGASRPRSVLEVVIPQMVPGIVVATVITFAWAVGAYAAPSLLGSAGETTFAMHVDHLMLTQFNWPAASALALIILALVLASVVLLFAVLDRWGGDVDYA